A genomic stretch from Acidobacteriota bacterium includes:
- a CDS encoding YicC/YloC family endoribonuclease — protein sequence MRSMTGYGDAAEANDRYSVEVHLRSVNHRYLEIRAHLPDFARHSEPALREFLGGELFRGRIDASVEIRSFHNPSPKVRVDSEVARACSETAARLEESGWLSGGVRFGDLLRLPGAVEVETAQAVWLPKDQAQLLEVAGAALGRLVEARSLEGDKLQAVLRERVDGLRQLVERLATRRAEVRDGLAARLEERLAEILVDVSVDEDRMLQEVAVLADRGDIAEELDRLASHLDHFEEAMAGEGSIGKRLDFLAQEIFRELNTVGSKARNADLTRGVLDGKVLCEQLREQVQNVE from the coding sequence ATGAGGAGCATGACCGGCTACGGCGACGCGGCGGAGGCCAACGACCGCTATTCCGTCGAGGTCCATCTTCGATCCGTCAATCATCGATACCTCGAGATCCGGGCGCATCTGCCGGACTTCGCCCGTCACTCGGAGCCGGCTTTGCGGGAGTTTCTCGGCGGAGAGCTCTTCCGCGGCCGGATCGACGCCTCCGTCGAAATCCGCTCCTTCCACAATCCGTCACCCAAGGTGCGGGTGGATTCGGAGGTCGCCCGGGCTTGTTCTGAGACCGCCGCCCGGCTGGAGGAGTCCGGCTGGCTTTCCGGTGGGGTCCGCTTCGGCGATCTCCTGCGCCTGCCCGGTGCCGTCGAGGTGGAGACCGCACAGGCGGTCTGGCTGCCCAAGGACCAAGCGCAGCTGCTGGAGGTGGCCGGCGCGGCTCTCGGCCGGCTGGTCGAGGCGCGTTCCCTCGAGGGCGACAAACTGCAGGCCGTTCTGCGCGAGCGGGTCGATGGGCTGCGGCAGTTGGTGGAGCGCCTCGCCACCCGGCGCGCCGAGGTCCGCGATGGTCTGGCGGCGCGGCTCGAGGAGCGGCTTGCCGAGATTCTGGTGGATGTCTCGGTCGACGAGGATCGCATGCTCCAGGAGGTGGCGGTGCTCGCCGATCGCGGCGATATCGCCGAGGAACTCGACCGGTTGGCCTCGCACCTCGACCACTTCGAGGAGGCCATGGCGGGGGAGGGCTCCATCGGCAAACGACTGGATTTCCTGGCCCAGGAGATCTTCCGGGAACTCAACACGGTCGGATCGAAGGCGCGCAATGCCGACCTGACCCGTGGCGTGCTGGACGGCAAGGTGCTGTGCGAGCAGCTCCGGGAGCAGGTGCAGAATGTCGAGTGA
- a CDS encoding VacB/RNase II family 3'-5' exoribonuclease: MNRAGAFERRRQQMRDRLRRAGEAGLRPPASELPPGLTPADEQALLESLWQRGEAVEEDGLWRTPEAAGFTVGHLMLRDDEHRVRVDRGDDLVVAPDDLAEALEGDTVLVRPLPEGRRRSGQSGLRRGRIEEILDSPYDRLVGRLESDGSGRRLLPFDFKLALEPAVPDADDGLVDHWVEAALVDAGTAQVERDLGAAEAPGTATAVVIAQFEIPEFFPAEVEAAAEGLGTEPRREDLAGREDLRDLCTFTIDGESTRDFDDALSLEYAADGWRLGVHIADVAHYVPEGGVLDREAYRRGTSVYFPGRVVPMLPAALSDGLCSLRPEVDRLTRTVFLTLDSGGRVRRAEVRRSVIRSRHRLTYRQVTAALEGREELPANLLAVLRSLREVTEGLQRRRAERGSLDFDLPSSELRLDAAGETVDVTAGERTVAHRMIEEAMVAANEAVARYLRDQGVAGLYRTHEAPLRENLEDLRAVLENLGIPFPQEAPGSLDFAELLAAVAGTQREDFISTLVRRALPQAAYRREHGGHFALASTAYTHFTSPIRRYPDLEVHRTLDRIEGRAGGEGEEPAERAERLIFVADHCTAMERRAAMAERTLSQWKRVRFLADRTGERFSGRITGVQPFGLFIELDRYQVSGLAPISALGKDYFRFEPEGHRMVGAERGKSFQLGASIEVELTDIDPRRRGLLLAVREPERRRSGRRDRR, translated from the coding sequence ATGAACCGAGCCGGCGCCTTCGAGCGCCGCCGACAGCAAATGCGGGATCGCCTGCGCCGGGCGGGAGAGGCGGGACTGCGTCCGCCGGCCTCCGAGCTGCCGCCGGGCCTCACGCCGGCCGATGAGCAGGCCTTGCTGGAGTCCCTTTGGCAGCGGGGTGAGGCGGTAGAGGAGGACGGCCTGTGGCGCACTCCGGAGGCGGCGGGCTTCACGGTCGGGCACCTGATGCTGCGGGACGATGAACACCGAGTGCGGGTTGACCGGGGCGACGATCTGGTAGTGGCGCCGGACGACCTCGCCGAAGCCCTCGAAGGCGATACCGTCCTGGTGCGCCCGCTGCCCGAGGGGCGCCGCCGATCCGGCCAGAGTGGCCTCCGAAGGGGCCGGATCGAAGAGATTCTCGATAGCCCCTACGACCGCCTGGTCGGGCGCCTGGAGTCGGATGGCTCCGGCCGTCGGCTGCTGCCCTTCGACTTCAAGCTCGCCCTCGAACCGGCAGTGCCCGATGCCGATGACGGTCTGGTCGATCATTGGGTGGAGGCGGCACTGGTCGATGCTGGAACGGCCCAGGTCGAGCGCGATCTCGGCGCCGCCGAAGCGCCGGGTACCGCCACGGCGGTGGTGATCGCCCAGTTCGAGATTCCGGAGTTCTTTCCGGCGGAGGTCGAGGCGGCCGCCGAAGGCCTGGGCACGGAGCCGCGGCGCGAGGACCTGGCGGGCCGGGAGGATCTCCGGGATCTCTGTACCTTCACCATCGACGGCGAGTCGACGCGCGACTTCGACGACGCCCTGTCCCTCGAATACGCGGCCGACGGCTGGCGCCTCGGAGTCCACATTGCCGATGTCGCCCACTATGTGCCGGAAGGCGGTGTGCTCGACCGCGAGGCCTACCGCCGCGGCACCAGCGTGTACTTTCCCGGCCGGGTGGTGCCGATGCTGCCGGCGGCCCTGTCGGACGGCCTTTGCTCGCTGCGGCCGGAGGTCGATCGCTTGACCCGCACGGTCTTTCTCACTCTTGACTCCGGTGGCCGAGTGCGCCGGGCGGAAGTCCGCCGCAGCGTCATCCGCAGCCGCCATCGGCTGACCTACCGCCAGGTCACCGCCGCCCTGGAGGGGCGGGAGGAGCTGCCGGCGAACCTGCTGGCGGTGCTGCGCTCGCTGCGGGAGGTCACCGAAGGCCTCCAGCGGCGGCGGGCGGAGCGCGGCTCGCTGGACTTCGACCTGCCGTCTAGCGAACTCCGCCTCGATGCCGCCGGCGAGACGGTCGACGTCACCGCCGGCGAACGCACCGTCGCCCACCGCATGATCGAGGAGGCCATGGTGGCCGCCAACGAAGCCGTCGCGCGCTATCTTCGGGACCAGGGCGTCGCCGGTCTCTACCGCACTCACGAGGCGCCTCTGCGCGAGAACCTCGAAGACCTGCGGGCGGTACTGGAGAACCTCGGCATCCCCTTTCCCCAGGAGGCCCCCGGCTCGCTGGACTTCGCCGAGCTGCTGGCGGCCGTGGCGGGCACCCAACGCGAGGACTTCATCAGTACCCTGGTGCGCCGCGCGCTGCCGCAGGCCGCCTACCGGCGGGAGCACGGCGGCCACTTCGCCCTCGCCTCGACGGCCTACACCCACTTCACCTCACCGATCCGGCGCTATCCGGATCTGGAGGTGCACCGCACCCTGGACCGCATCGAGGGCCGCGCCGGCGGTGAGGGCGAGGAGCCCGCGGAGCGCGCCGAGCGGTTGATCTTTGTGGCCGATCACTGCACCGCCATGGAGCGGCGGGCGGCGATGGCGGAACGCACCTTGAGCCAGTGGAAGAGGGTGCGATTCCTGGCCGACCGAACGGGGGAGCGCTTCAGCGGGCGCATCACCGGCGTCCAGCCCTTCGGCCTGTTCATCGAGCTGGATCGCTACCAGGTTTCCGGCCTGGCGCCGATCAGCGCCCTCGGCAAGGACTACTTCCGGTTTGAACCGGAGGGCCACCGAATGGTCGGGGCGGAGCGCGGGAAGTCCTTCCAACTCGGCGCTTCCATCGAAGTGGAACTCACGGACATCGATCCTCGCCGGCGGGGACTGTTGCTGGCGGTCCGGGAACCGGAACGCCGCCGGAGCGGTCGAAGAGACAGACGGTAG
- a CDS encoding FAD-dependent oxidoreductase, which yields MTHQRNDVILGGGLAGLSAAYHLQQAGEEHWQVFERESRVGGLARSMEKDGYLFDFGPHILFTIDPEMETLIRDLLGDNFHAQEREAWIYHHGSDRYTRFPFQAHLFGLPIPVVQDCLVGLVRAVEAQARGDFQPTHYEEWMRGFFGDGIADHLMIPYAKKIWTVEPETMDFSWIGRRVPTPDVERIVRGALTDEVDQVGATSKFWYPKYGAIEPLPKALGERVSNIQLERTAVRIELPERRVVFANGESVSFERLVYTLPLHLIPRFVPSAPPEVVRACDGLSYQGIYCVNLGIDRERVSDKHWIYFYEDLFPFHRLSFPANFSPGTAPPGKSSIATEVAFSKQRPLDRDTAVERTIEALRAANILRPEDRIELVYTEEINPAYVIYDLDHAANVATIRDWLRENGIWTAGRFGEWQYFNMDHSMRSGKTAAEQILAEGREGAAGADR from the coding sequence ATGACGCATCAGCGCAATGACGTGATTCTCGGTGGGGGTCTGGCCGGCTTGTCCGCCGCCTACCACCTGCAGCAGGCCGGTGAGGAGCACTGGCAGGTATTCGAGCGGGAGAGTCGCGTGGGCGGTTTGGCCCGGTCGATGGAGAAGGACGGCTATCTGTTCGACTTCGGGCCGCACATCTTGTTCACCATCGATCCGGAGATGGAGACTCTGATCCGCGATCTGCTGGGAGACAATTTCCACGCCCAAGAGCGGGAAGCCTGGATCTACCACCACGGTTCCGACCGCTACACTCGCTTTCCCTTCCAGGCCCACCTTTTCGGCTTGCCCATCCCGGTAGTGCAGGACTGCTTGGTGGGATTGGTGCGGGCGGTCGAGGCGCAGGCCCGCGGCGACTTCCAGCCGACCCATTACGAGGAGTGGATGCGGGGCTTCTTCGGCGACGGCATCGCCGATCACCTGATGATCCCCTATGCCAAGAAGATCTGGACCGTCGAACCGGAGACGATGGATTTCAGTTGGATCGGCCGGCGGGTGCCGACGCCGGACGTCGAGCGCATCGTGCGCGGCGCCTTGACCGACGAGGTAGACCAGGTGGGGGCGACCTCCAAGTTCTGGTACCCCAAGTACGGCGCCATCGAACCCCTGCCGAAGGCTCTCGGTGAGCGGGTGTCGAACATTCAACTGGAACGCACCGCCGTGCGCATCGAACTGCCGGAGCGGCGGGTGGTCTTTGCGAACGGCGAATCGGTTTCCTTTGAGCGCCTGGTCTACACCCTGCCGCTGCACCTGATCCCGCGCTTCGTTCCCAGCGCGCCGCCGGAGGTGGTGCGGGCCTGCGATGGCCTGAGCTACCAGGGGATCTACTGCGTCAATTTGGGGATCGACCGCGAGCGGGTGTCGGACAAGCACTGGATCTACTTCTACGAGGATCTGTTCCCCTTCCACCGCCTGTCCTTTCCGGCCAATTTCAGCCCCGGCACGGCGCCGCCGGGCAAGTCTTCCATCGCCACTGAGGTAGCCTTCTCCAAGCAACGACCCCTCGACCGCGACACCGCCGTCGAGCGCACCATCGAGGCCCTGCGGGCGGCGAACATCCTGCGCCCGGAGGACCGTATTGAGCTGGTGTATACGGAAGAGATCAATCCGGCCTACGTGATCTACGACCTCGATCACGCGGCCAACGTCGCCACCATCCGGGACTGGCTGCGGGAGAACGGCATCTGGACCGCCGGGCGCTTCGGCGAGTGGCAGTACTTCAACATGGACCACTCCATGCGCAGCGGCAAGACCGCCGCCGAGCAGATCCTCGCCGAGGGTCGAGAGGGCGCTGCCGGTGCCGACCGGTAG
- a CDS encoding glycosyltransferase family 2 protein, with product MSTPEVAPRPGEPVPEIQPVAGPGEESPEISVLVPVLDEADSVLELARAVAEQLDRLGRSFELIFIDDGSRDGTPDRVREAHERDPRIKLVRLRRNFGKAAAITAGFDHSAGVILITMDGDLQDDPAEIPRFLDKLEEEDLDLVSGWKRRRHDPASKRYPSLLFNWVTRHLASVDLHDFNCGFKAYRREVLEQVAVYGELHRYIPVLASRRGFQIGEIEVTHHPRRAGQSKYGWDRLYKGLLDLITVLFITKYTRRPLHLFGLIGLTLLGAGFSINLHLAILWMGGETLSNRPLLLLGILLMVVGIQVLTTGLIGEMITFKSFRRRDSYSVKERLE from the coding sequence ATGAGCACTCCCGAGGTGGCCCCACGGCCAGGAGAACCGGTACCGGAGATTCAGCCGGTCGCTGGGCCGGGTGAGGAGTCGCCGGAGATCAGCGTTCTCGTGCCGGTCCTGGACGAGGCGGACTCTGTTCTGGAACTGGCGCGCGCCGTGGCCGAGCAGCTCGATCGCCTCGGCCGCAGCTTCGAGTTGATTTTCATCGACGACGGCTCGCGGGACGGTACGCCGGACCGGGTGCGCGAGGCGCACGAGCGGGATCCGCGGATCAAACTGGTGCGCCTGCGGCGCAATTTCGGCAAGGCGGCGGCGATCACCGCCGGCTTCGATCACTCTGCGGGTGTGATCCTGATTACCATGGACGGCGATCTACAGGACGATCCGGCGGAAATCCCCCGCTTCCTCGACAAGCTGGAAGAGGAAGATCTGGACCTGGTTTCCGGCTGGAAGCGCCGGCGCCACGATCCGGCGAGCAAGCGCTATCCGTCGCTGCTCTTCAACTGGGTGACCCGCCACCTGGCGAGCGTCGACCTGCACGACTTCAACTGTGGCTTCAAGGCCTACCGTCGGGAGGTGCTGGAGCAGGTGGCGGTGTACGGCGAGCTGCACCGCTACATTCCGGTGCTGGCGAGCCGTCGCGGCTTCCAGATCGGCGAGATCGAGGTCACCCACCATCCGCGCCGAGCGGGGCAGAGCAAGTACGGCTGGGACCGCCTTTACAAGGGGCTCCTCGACCTGATCACGGTGTTGTTCATCACCAAGTACACCCGTCGCCCGCTACACCTCTTCGGGCTCATCGGTCTCACCCTGCTGGGCGCCGGCTTCAGCATCAACCTGCACCTGGCGATCCTGTGGATGGGCGGCGAGACCCTCTCCAATCGCCCCCTGCTGTTGCTGGGGATTCTGCTGATGGTGGTGGGGATCCAGGTGCTCACCACCGGCCTGATCGGCGAGATGATCACCTTCAAGTCCTTCCGTCGGCGGGATAGCTACTCGGTCAAAGAACGGTTGGAGTGA
- the rpoZ gene encoding DNA-directed RNA polymerase subunit omega translates to MDERIPDKIDSKFRYVLVAAHRAEQLTRGGRPRIDGVDKPTSAAMAEVTQELVSWDYGPAPEAEQAEAEEAAPEETEEEVH, encoded by the coding sequence ATGGACGAGAGAATCCCCGACAAGATCGACAGCAAGTTCCGCTACGTACTGGTGGCCGCTCACCGCGCCGAGCAGCTCACCCGCGGCGGCCGGCCGCGCATCGACGGCGTCGACAAGCCGACCAGCGCCGCGATGGCGGAAGTCACCCAGGAACTGGTGAGTTGGGACTACGGTCCGGCACCGGAAGCGGAGCAGGCCGAGGCCGAGGAGGCGGCCCCGGAGGAGACCGAAGAGGAAGTCCACTGA
- a CDS encoding lysophospholipid acyltransferase family protein: MSGAIEEGRVAKKAAGGWQVALASFAVAWSLRLLGWTVRTRYEGAERQRRWEREGSQFILAFWHRHLLMMPKLYRGRTVSIMISQHQDGEIAARAVRRLGVESTRGSSTRGGVGALKALVRQAKQGYDLGWAADGPKGPAQEAKAGVVAGARLTGLPILPVAFSATRRSVLEKSWDKMLIPWPFSTLWYVVGEPVWVTAEDDQEVARRRVEEALRAVSRRAEELAGHGSGGRPENHREGESP; this comes from the coding sequence GTGTCTGGGGCCATAGAGGAAGGAAGGGTCGCGAAGAAGGCGGCGGGCGGCTGGCAGGTCGCGCTGGCGTCCTTCGCCGTGGCCTGGTCACTGCGCCTCCTCGGCTGGACGGTGCGCACGCGCTATGAGGGGGCGGAGCGGCAGCGCCGCTGGGAGCGCGAGGGGAGCCAGTTCATTCTCGCCTTCTGGCATCGCCACCTGCTGATGATGCCGAAGCTCTACCGCGGGCGGACGGTGTCGATCATGATCAGCCAGCACCAGGACGGCGAGATCGCGGCCCGCGCTGTGCGCCGCCTGGGGGTCGAGTCTACCCGCGGCTCGTCCACCCGCGGCGGGGTTGGAGCCCTCAAGGCGCTGGTGCGCCAGGCCAAGCAAGGATATGACCTGGGTTGGGCGGCGGACGGTCCCAAGGGACCGGCGCAGGAGGCCAAGGCCGGGGTGGTGGCCGGCGCCCGCCTGACCGGTCTGCCGATTCTGCCGGTAGCCTTTTCGGCCACCCGCCGGTCGGTGCTCGAGAAGAGTTGGGACAAGATGCTGATCCCGTGGCCCTTCTCGACCCTCTGGTACGTTGTGGGAGAGCCGGTGTGGGTGACCGCCGAGGATGACCAGGAAGTGGCCCGGCGTCGGGTGGAGGAGGCCTTGCGGGCCGTGTCGCGCCGCGCCGAGGAGTTGGCCGGGCACGGTTCCGGGGGCCGGCCGGAAAATCATCGAGAAGGGGAAAGTCCATGA
- a CDS encoding glycosyltransferase, translating to MAVAEPKAASLRDLSGAAQLEILFLTQTYPRFPEDVNGPFIRDLAQGLVRGGDRVTVLTPHAAGVPQGWDDEGVKVESFRYAPVRAEVLGYGRSLQADETVKLGAKVAAPFYALGARRALSRALRAKRWDLVHAHWIVPNGVVASGVAGRVPLAIGLHGSDVFMAEKKAFRPLARRALARAGLLTGCSPELVDRVRALGFPAAASRVIPYGVDIATFRPSKAVDSESGSRVRWRHKLAIPLAAPMALSVGRMATKKGFQVLLEGLDELFARAPDSHLVLAGGGDRLEEFKARAEPWRQRVHFPGAVLRDELPSLFRAADAFVLPAVHDRKGNVDGLPNVILEAMASGLAVVASEISGIPLAVVEGETGHLVPEGKVEPLVQTLGDLLASPERRRLLGRNGRRRAEADLTWDAVAARYRRAYAWLLAGGQRNDDDVPGPSSAL from the coding sequence ATGGCCGTCGCCGAGCCGAAGGCTGCCTCGCTGCGCGACCTGTCCGGCGCGGCGCAACTGGAGATCCTGTTTCTCACCCAGACCTACCCGCGCTTCCCGGAGGATGTGAACGGGCCGTTCATTCGCGACCTGGCCCAGGGCTTGGTGCGCGGCGGCGACCGGGTGACGGTCCTCACCCCTCACGCCGCCGGCGTGCCGCAGGGCTGGGACGACGAAGGGGTGAAGGTCGAAAGCTTCCGCTACGCCCCGGTGCGGGCCGAGGTACTGGGCTACGGCCGCAGCCTGCAGGCGGACGAGACCGTCAAGCTCGGCGCCAAGGTGGCGGCGCCGTTCTACGCCCTGGGGGCGCGCCGGGCCCTCTCCCGGGCGCTGCGCGCCAAGCGCTGGGACCTCGTCCACGCCCACTGGATCGTGCCCAACGGCGTGGTGGCGAGCGGCGTTGCCGGCCGGGTGCCGCTGGCCATCGGCCTGCACGGCAGCGACGTGTTCATGGCCGAAAAGAAAGCCTTCCGACCACTCGCCCGCCGCGCCCTGGCGCGCGCCGGGTTGCTCACCGGCTGCTCGCCGGAGTTGGTGGATCGAGTCCGCGCCCTGGGCTTTCCGGCGGCGGCCTCACGGGTCATTCCCTACGGCGTGGACATCGCCACCTTCCGGCCTTCCAAGGCGGTGGACTCGGAATCCGGCAGCCGGGTACGGTGGCGTCACAAGCTCGCGATCCCGCTGGCGGCACCGATGGCCCTTTCGGTGGGCAGAATGGCGACCAAGAAAGGGTTTCAAGTGCTCCTAGAAGGTCTCGACGAGTTGTTCGCCCGGGCGCCGGATAGTCATCTGGTCCTCGCCGGCGGCGGCGATCGGCTGGAGGAATTCAAGGCTCGGGCGGAGCCCTGGCGGCAGCGGGTTCACTTTCCCGGCGCGGTGCTGCGGGACGAACTGCCCAGCCTGTTCCGCGCCGCTGACGCCTTCGTGTTGCCGGCGGTCCACGACCGCAAGGGCAACGTCGACGGCCTGCCGAACGTCATCCTCGAAGCGATGGCCAGCGGCTTGGCTGTCGTCGCCTCGGAGATCTCGGGCATTCCTTTGGCGGTGGTGGAGGGCGAGACCGGCCATCTGGTGCCCGAGGGCAAGGTCGAGCCCTTGGTGCAAACCCTCGGCGACCTGCTGGCTTCCCCCGAGCGCCGCCGGCTGCTCGGTCGCAACGGGCGCCGGCGGGCGGAGGCCGATCTCACCTGGGACGCGGTAGCGGCCCGCTACCGCAGAGCCTACGCTTGGCTGCTGGCAGGCGGTCAGCGAAACGACGACGATGTTCCCGGGCCGTCCAGCGCGTTGTGA
- the gmk gene encoding guanylate kinase — MLASGAMAARGELILLSAPSGAGKSTLIDLLLAREEGKLKFSVSHTTRSPRGAEEDGQDYHFIDRSRFLAMVADDRFIEWAEVHGNLYGTSRDEVDPRLERGLDVLLDVDVQGADQIRSQNPDAVTILVLPPSYQDLAKRLRARGLDEGAVIDRRLAASVREIECYDSFDYVIVNDRAEHAADDLASVIRARRCALDRMRGRVGEILADFRRYAPR, encoded by the coding sequence ATGCTAGCCTCCGGCGCTATGGCGGCCCGCGGCGAGTTGATCCTTCTCTCGGCTCCTTCCGGCGCCGGCAAGAGCACCCTCATCGATCTCCTCCTGGCCCGGGAGGAGGGCAAGCTCAAGTTTTCCGTCAGCCACACCACCCGGTCGCCGCGCGGCGCCGAGGAGGACGGCCAGGACTACCACTTCATCGATCGGTCCCGCTTCCTGGCCATGGTCGCCGACGATCGCTTCATCGAGTGGGCGGAGGTGCACGGCAATCTCTACGGCACTTCGCGCGACGAAGTGGATCCACGCCTCGAGCGGGGCCTCGACGTGCTGCTCGATGTCGACGTACAGGGCGCCGATCAGATCCGCTCCCAGAACCCCGATGCGGTCACCATCTTGGTTCTTCCGCCGAGCTACCAGGACCTCGCCAAGCGCTTGCGCGCGAGGGGCCTCGACGAAGGCGCGGTGATCGACCGCCGCCTCGCCGCATCTGTCAGGGAAATCGAGTGTTACGATAGCTTTGACTATGTTATTGTGAATGACCGCGCGGAGCACGCGGCGGACGATTTGGCATCGGTTATCCGCGCTCGGCGGTGCGCCCTGGACCGCATGCGCGGCAGGGTCGGAGAGATCCTGGCGGACTTCCGCCGATACGCTCCACGCTAG
- a CDS encoding BTAD domain-containing putative transcriptional regulator — MVSARGYRPPHVTRLLARLRSLDEPVIQLWAWPGSGQQSVLDALVSDDRREAQPLAVEELALPETLQRVVDVAHESGAKWLVLPSLTALPEGAMEALAGSLEAGRKLVFSAPVRSSAGPLPIAHLPPADFLLRQDELQLLWHEVVGREVGEGWARALLAATDGWYRPLRQVAESFADGDGLKYGVMGHPGVRSFLQHEVWAVLPEAVRAAAERIARADLTSQDLMEEVFEEPQRRALEELEDRWGLIFEAVGGRRLPMLFAAWLEESRAPDSEWLRGLADRAREQNRPLVALDLYRQAGADVAMAEMARAEWVSLAASLPLDLLADVAQALGSFGQRLETRLEVLRAGSRFEPTVATSDKGLNANEGLILRRIDGLLTGESSRRDGDESVPQPLVFLDRLARLEEGAAQTGDRDLAGEVVAALAGIDAPSDTPNLLVGAPGFPPLASLPQALAERTLQRLVRQRPHLIRALRRRPDLPSSWRGHLMRFEDENEPAAGDGPGFELRLFGAGWVRWRGSQEPVKWSLRRAFLIFAFLAARRDHRASREELEQAIWHDQPLEKIYNNFHPTLSHLRRSLKQVGASGVLQYDNGFYGLDPTLVWDLDVTRFERRVQRGREYLRNEQPEVAAAVLEDAWSLYRGSFLSAFHDPWILERRDDLQRLHLTMLSALGEAYQRLDRLQDAIDVLRSALFQDPLQEKVHLELMRIYARMGDRALVRRQYEMLTQHLEEDLGDEATSEFQRLMS, encoded by the coding sequence ATGGTCAGCGCGCGGGGATACCGGCCTCCCCATGTCACCCGGCTCCTGGCCCGCCTGCGATCCCTCGACGAACCGGTGATTCAGCTCTGGGCCTGGCCCGGCAGCGGTCAGCAGTCGGTGCTCGATGCCCTGGTGTCCGACGACCGGCGCGAAGCGCAGCCCTTGGCGGTGGAGGAATTGGCGCTTCCGGAAACCCTCCAGCGAGTGGTGGATGTGGCGCACGAGAGCGGCGCCAAGTGGCTGGTGCTGCCGTCCCTCACGGCGCTACCGGAAGGGGCGATGGAGGCGCTCGCCGGCAGCCTCGAAGCCGGGCGAAAGCTGGTGTTCTCGGCGCCGGTCCGTTCCTCGGCGGGGCCGCTGCCCATCGCTCACCTGCCGCCGGCAGATTTCCTTCTACGACAAGACGAACTGCAGCTTCTGTGGCACGAAGTGGTCGGCCGGGAGGTGGGGGAGGGCTGGGCTCGGGCGCTGCTGGCCGCCACCGATGGCTGGTACCGGCCACTGCGCCAGGTCGCCGAGTCCTTCGCCGACGGCGACGGCTTGAAGTACGGGGTGATGGGCCACCCGGGCGTTCGTTCCTTTTTGCAACACGAGGTCTGGGCGGTGTTGCCGGAGGCGGTGAGGGCAGCCGCCGAACGGATCGCCCGCGCCGATCTGACTTCGCAGGACTTGATGGAAGAGGTGTTCGAAGAACCCCAGCGTCGGGCTCTCGAAGAACTTGAAGACCGCTGGGGCCTGATCTTCGAGGCTGTCGGCGGGCGGCGTTTGCCGATGCTCTTCGCCGCTTGGCTCGAGGAGTCCCGGGCGCCGGATTCGGAGTGGCTCCGTGGCCTGGCCGACCGGGCTCGAGAGCAGAATCGCCCACTGGTGGCGCTGGATCTCTACCGGCAGGCCGGAGCGGACGTCGCGATGGCCGAGATGGCACGCGCGGAATGGGTCTCTTTAGCCGCTTCGCTGCCGCTCGATCTTCTCGCCGACGTCGCTCAGGCCCTTGGCTCTTTCGGGCAGCGCCTCGAAACGCGCTTGGAAGTGCTGCGCGCCGGCAGCCGCTTCGAGCCGACCGTCGCGACCTCCGACAAGGGGTTGAATGCGAACGAGGGGCTGATCCTACGCAGGATCGATGGGTTGTTGACCGGGGAGTCGAGCCGGCGGGATGGTGACGAAAGCGTACCCCAACCGCTGGTCTTTCTCGACCGCCTGGCGCGGCTGGAGGAGGGAGCCGCGCAGACCGGCGATCGGGATCTGGCCGGTGAGGTGGTGGCCGCCCTGGCCGGTATCGACGCTCCCTCCGACACTCCGAATCTGTTGGTCGGTGCGCCGGGTTTCCCGCCGCTGGCCTCTCTGCCTCAGGCCTTGGCCGAACGTACCCTGCAACGCTTGGTAAGGCAGCGTCCTCATCTGATTCGGGCTCTCCGACGCCGACCCGATCTGCCTTCTTCGTGGCGCGGGCACCTGATGCGTTTCGAGGATGAGAACGAACCGGCCGCCGGTGACGGGCCGGGATTCGAACTTCGTCTGTTCGGGGCGGGATGGGTACGCTGGCGGGGTTCACAAGAACCGGTGAAATGGAGTCTGCGGCGTGCTTTCCTGATCTTCGCCTTTCTCGCCGCTCGGCGCGATCATCGAGCCAGCCGGGAGGAACTGGAGCAGGCGATTTGGCACGATCAACCGCTGGAGAAGATCTACAACAACTTCCATCCCACCCTCAGCCACCTGCGGCGCAGCCTGAAGCAGGTCGGCGCCTCCGGAGTACTGCAGTATGACAACGGCTTCTACGGCCTCGATCCCACCCTGGTGTGGGATCTCGATGTGACCCGCTTCGAACGCCGGGTACAGCGCGGCCGGGAGTACTTGCGGAACGAGCAGCCGGAAGTTGCGGCGGCGGTGCTCGAAGATGCCTGGAGCCTGTACCGCGGTTCCTTTCTGTCGGCCTTTCACGATCCCTGGATCCTCGAACGGCGAGACGACCTCCAGCGACTGCATCTGACGATGCTCAGCGCCCTCGGCGAGGCGTATCAGCGGCTCGATCGCCTGCAGGACGCGATCGACGTTCTGCGTTCCGCCCTCTTCCAGGATCCGCTCCAGGAGAAGGTCCATCTGGAACTGATGCGGATCTATGCCCGCATGGGCGATCGCGCGCTGGTCCGCCGACAGTACGAGATGCTCACTCAGCACCTCGAAGAGGACCTCGGCGACGAGGCGACCTCGGAGTTTCAGCGCCTCATGTCCTAG